A stretch of DNA from Sphingomonas ginkgonis:
TCCCGAGCCCCGAGAGCGCCGCCACCCGCTCCTCCAGCGCCTGGCGGAAGTCGATCTCGCCCTGCATCGCCCGCTCGGTGATGGCGGCGATCGGCGCCTTCAGCCCGGCGTAGTCGGCGAGTTCGTCGATGCATTCCTGCCCGACCATGGTCGAGTCCATGTCGGCGACGAACAGCTGCTTGGCGCGGTGCTCGGCCAGTTGAACGACGACGTCGATCCCGACCAGTCCCTCCCTTAGCCGGGCGCGGAGCGATCCGACCGCCGTCGGGCTCCCTTCGACCTCGATGTCCGCCGCGTCGCCCTCGTCGAGCCAGCGCCATCCCGGGGATTCCAGTCCCGCGTCCGCGACGAGCCGACGCGCGTCGTGAATATTGTCCCGGGTCAGGCGACCGGCTGCTATCAGCGTGACGATGATCAAGGGGCGACCTCCTGTCCTGCTCATCGCCGGTCCGACGGCGAGCGGCAAGTCCGCGCTCGCGCTCGCCGCGGCGGAACGCTGGGGTGGCGCGGTCGTCAACGCCGACAGCGCGCAGGTCTATGCCGATCTGTCGATCCTGAGCGCCCGGCCTTCGGCGGCCGACGAGGCGCGGGCACCGCACCGCCTCTACGGCTGTTGGGACGCCGCCGAGCCCTGCTCCGCCGCCGACTGGGCGGCCGCGGCAAAGGCGGAGATCGACGCCCTCCATGCGGCCGGGCGGCTTCCGGTCCTGTGCGGCGGGACGGGCCTTTACCTGCGCACCCTGCTCGACGGAATCGCGCCGGTGCCGCCGATCGATCCCGCGGTGCGCGCCGAGGTGCGAAGCCGCTCGGTGGCCGAGAACCGAGCCGAGCTGGAGCGGCTCGACCCCGATCGCGCGGCAAAGCTCAACGCCGCCGACACGACGCGGATCGCTCGCGCGCTCGAGGTGGTGCGCTCGACCGGGCGGACGCTCGCTGAATGGCAGGCCGAGCGTAGCGGCGGGATCGGCGATGCCATCCAGCTTCGTCCACTGGTCCTGCTGCCTCCGCGCGACTGGCTCTATCGCCGCTGCGACCAGCGCTTCGCCGCCATGCTCGACCTCGGGGCCGCGGACGAGGTCGAGCGGCTGCTCTCCCGCCGCCTCGACCCGGCGCTCCCGGCCATGCGCGCGATCGGGGTCCGCGAGGTGTCGGACTGGTCGGCGGGCCGGACCGACCGGGCGGCGGCACTGGCAGCCGGACAGCAGGC
This window harbors:
- the miaA gene encoding tRNA (adenosine(37)-N6)-dimethylallyltransferase MiaA: MIKGRPPVLLIAGPTASGKSALALAAAERWGGAVVNADSAQVYADLSILSARPSAADEARAPHRLYGCWDAAEPCSAADWAAAAKAEIDALHAAGRLPVLCGGTGLYLRTLLDGIAPVPPIDPAVRAEVRSRSVAENRAELERLDPDRAAKLNAADTTRIARALEVVRSTGRTLAEWQAERSGGIGDAIQLRPLVLLPPRDWLYRRCDQRFAAMLDLGAADEVERLLSRRLDPALPAMRAIGVREVSDWSAGRTDRAAALAAGQQATRRYAKRQYTWFAHQPPADWPRFTAPLDEPGAVEAALALLAPAA